A genomic region of Drosophila pseudoobscura strain MV-25-SWS-2005 chromosome 5, UCI_Dpse_MV25, whole genome shotgun sequence contains the following coding sequences:
- the Hcf gene encoding host cell factor isoform X2 translates to MESSEFAGPTKGGVATATSAESEDLNKEQILHSERQTANDMDTEESLESNVATNLSGFRWKRVLNPTGPQPRPRHGHRAINIKELMVVFGGGNEGIVDELHVYNTVTNQWYVPVLKGDVPNGCAAYGFVVEGTRMFVFGGMIEYGKYSNELYELQATKWEWRKMYPESPDNGLSPCPRLGHSFTMVGEKIFLFGGLANESDDPKNNIPKYLNDLYILDTRGVHSHNGKWIIPKTYGDSPPPRESHTGISFSSKNTGKLNLLIYGGMSGCRLGDLWLLDTDSMTWSKPRTLGQAPLPRSLHSSTMIANKMYVFGGWVPLVINDSKSTTEREWKCTNTLAVLDLDTMTWDNVTLDTVEENVPRARAGHCAVGIQSRLYVWSGRDGYRKAWNNQVCCKDLWYLEVTKPLYAVKVALVRASTHALELSWTATTFAAAYVLQIQKIEQAANPTSKQSAQSLVQYGTTSTVAPPANGSEITPSVGVEAAAASLKFEKSQISVLHHAAGAASASEATVQPATTTTKPASVSGSVAFTDISQSPSPNTQLQMKPISRLLVEAAAASLKFEKSPGSMLQHAVGAASSSEAVGQPPSTATKTASALASVGFTDVLQSASPNTQFQVKPVTAVAGTSFTVPTSTVGVQPQISIISSTAVSVGGNAATTSSSSGMLQKFRPSVAPSRTGSTTTAVATVGGGDTMAVRVSGSMPSNVVLSSSASSGSLRLVPNVTASQTLRIATTHSTGGGAATNILKTALPSTAVQSQHTGQATTSIGGKQYFIQKPLTLAPNVQLQFVKTSSGGMTVQTLPKMNFNIAKGTTSQSLSIANQQLSAGSAQIQITSGSQKSASSAGSTASSVAGSTTSTSQHNKPIVSGNVLKLVSPHAMTSGGKLIMKNSNILQMGKVTPNVMGGKPAFVITNKQGTQLGNQQIIIVTTGGSLRTVPASTVMSTAGTGTGASIVSIVGSTSTTTSTLQAIGAQRAVISNQSGVKMIRNISSAPGSLATGQKVSSSPLQQKTALYIGGKPVTVMSTNAGVAGSGSNSNKLVVLPGTSATNVGSTTTLSARKSFVNIFNAGGSSRALTLATKSVPAKIVQSAQVQVQKDSVAEKSAPITNIADTDPMDDIIEQLDGAGDLLQKHPTHEAQGRSEEGVNDDNATSTSMSASGRSEGQSSASGSSDHNQSITDQQVGIVEDITGVSSTTDARETPAESTESVNSTESGEDKMNSIEFTAKPSSSESTCSRPTTSETEAATILTNIKAGETSVLGSAGVGKDPAISTTRGAGADGARDTDGDFSQGHISHQHQNVDGSHLEALASAAVMQAATADATASMNSSQVVKILVERSGSGTQLANAITDNSQTNDQQNAIAVAAQNTSQNENDKWQTVGVFKDLSHTVTSYIDSKYFNDTLLESLDADNLPDFNQYPRVSLDPGTAYRFRLAAINSCGRGEWGEISSFKTCLPGFPGAPSAIKISKDVKEGAHLTWEPPPAQKTKEIVEYSVYLAVKPTTKDKALTSPQLAFVRVYVGAANQCTVPNASLSNAHVDCSNKPAIIFRIAARNQKGYGPATQVRWLQDPATTKLQTPANTPNLKRAQDKTFSGTGSPANSYCSPQKRGRSGGLQD, encoded by the exons ATGGAGAGTTCAGAATTCGCGGGGCCAACCAAAGGAGGAGTAGCAACAGCTACATCAGCTGAATCCGAAGATCTAAACAAGGAGCAAATATTGCATTCGGAGCGGCAAACAGCAAATGATATGGATACAGAGGAAAGTTTAGAAAGTAATGTAGCCACCAACTTGTCTGGCTTTCGGTGGAAACGTGTTCTTAATCCGACAGGACCACAGCCGCGTCCGAGACACGGCCATCGTGCAATAAACATAAAGGAGCTTATGGTTGTTTTTGGCGGTGGAAATGAAGGAATCGTTGACGAATTACATGTTTATAACACAG TTACGAATCAATGGTACGTGCCAGTGCTGAAAGGCGATGTCCCTAATGGATGCGCTGCTTATGGGTTTGTTGTTGAGGGAACTCGGATGTTTGTTTTCGGTGGAATGATTGAATACGGAAAGTACTCAAACGAGCTTTATGAGCTCCAAGCGACCAAGTGGGAGTGGAGGAAAATGTACCCTGAATCTCCAGACAACGGCTTATCACCGTGTCCACGCTTGGGACACAGTTTCACAATGGTTGGCGAAAAGATTTTTCTCTTTGGTGGACTTGCAAATGAATCAGACGACCCAAAAAACAATATTCCAAA ATATTTGAATGATTTGTACATACTGGATACACGGGGAGTTCACAGTCACAATGGTAAATGGATAATACCAAAAACATATGGCGATAGTCCGCCACCCCGCGAGTCCCACACTGGAATTTCGTTTTCCAGCAAAAACACTGGAAAATTGAATCTATTAATATATGGAGGAATGAGTGGCTGTCGTTTGGGGGATTTGTGGTTGCTTGATACTG ATTCCATGACTTGGTCCAAACCACGCACACTCGGACAGGCACCACTGCCGCGCTCATTACATAGCTCAACGATGATTGCCAATAAGATGTATGTTTTTGGCGGATGGGTTCCCTTGGTAATCAACGACTCCAAGTCGACAACGGAGCGCGAATGGAAATGTACAAATACGCTTGCGGTCCTGGATTTGG acACTATGACCTGGGACAATGTCACCTTGGATACTGTGGAGGAAAACGTACCAAGAGCTCGTGCCGGCCACTGTGCAGTTGGCATCCAAAGTCGCCTGTATGTGTGGTCAGGACGGGATGGCTACCGCAAAGCATGGAACAACCAG GTTTGCTGCAAAGACCTATGGTATTTGGAGGTGACGAAACCTCTTTACGCAGTTAAAGTGGCACTTGTGCGCGCATCCACACATGCTCTTGAGCTCTCTTGGACTGCAACCACCTTTGCAGCCGCATATGTTTTGCAGATTCAAAAAATAGAGCAAGCAGCAAATCCGACCTCGAAGCAATCAGCTCAAAGTCTGGTGCAATATGGAACAACGTCTACAGTAGCCCCCCCAGCAAATGGCTCCGAAATTACACCGTCAGTTGGAGTcgaagctgcagctgcttcaTTAAAGTTTGAAAAGAGTCAAATTTCAGTGCTGCATCATGCGGCGGGGGCTGCGAGTGCATCCGAAGCAACCGTTCAGCCAGCAACAACTACGACTAAGCCTGCATCGGTATCGGGTAGCGTGGCTTTCACTGACATTTCGCAATCTCCATCACCAAACACACAATTGCAAATGAAACCCATCTCTCGATTGTTAGtcgaagctgctgctgcttcattGAAATTCGAAAAGAGTCCGGGCTCAATGCTTCAACATGCTGTGGGTGCTGCTAGCTCATCCGAAGCCGTCGGTCAACCACCATCAACTGCGACTAAGACTGCATCCGCACTGGCAAGCGTGGGATTCACTGACGTTCTACAATCGGCATCACCAAACACACAATTTCAAGTGAAACCTGTCACAGCTGTGGCCGGAACTTCTTTTACTGTACCAACATCGACGGTCGGTGTGCAACCGCAGATATCCATAATCAGCAGTACTGCGGTTTCAGTCGGAGGTAATGCTGCCACCACCAGTAGTAGCAGTGGCATGCTGCAAAAGTTTCGTCCCAGTGTAGCCCCTTCAAGAACAGGTTCCACcacaacagcagtagcaacagtaGGCGGCGGTGACACTATGGCTGTACGCGTGTCTGGTTCAATGCCATCGAACGTTGTGCTTAGTTCTTCGGCTTCAAGTGGCAGCCTACGCCTAGTACCCAACGTAACTGCATCTCAGACACTGCGCATAGCAACCACACATAGCACTGGGGGAGGCGCTGCAActaatatattaaaaacagCACTACCGAGCACTGCTGTTCAATCGCAGCACACGGGACAGGCGACAACGTCAATAGGTGGAAAGCAGTACTTTATCCAAAAACCGCTAACCCTGGCCCCAAATGTGCAGCTTCAGTTTGTTAAGACGAGCAGTGGCGGCATGACGGTTCAGACACTACCAAAGATGAACTTTAATATAGCCAAAGGCACTACTTCACAGAGTCTTTCGATTGCAAATCAGCAGTTGTCTGCTGGCTCCGCTCAGATTCAG ATTACTTCAGGATCACAAAAGTCGGCGTCTTCGGCTGGTTCAACAGCTTCATCAGTGGCAGGATCGACGACGTCTACTAGCCAGCATAATAAACCTATTGTATCTGGAAACGTACTGAAGCTTGTTTCGCCCCACGCAATGACCAGTGGCGGCAaattaataatgaaaaattcaaaCATTCTGCAGATGGGCAAGGTGACGCCAAACGTAATGGGCGGAAAGCCCGCTTTCGTTATAACAAACAAGCAGGGGACGCAACTGGGCAACCAGCAGATCATTATTGTTACCACTGGCGGCAGTCTGCGAACTGTTCCTGCCAGCACTGTGATGAGCACAGCTGGGACAGGAACGGGGGCAAGCATAGTTAGTATAGTAGGCTCTACGTCGACCACCACTAGTACACTACAGGCGATTGGTGCGCAACGAGCAGTGATATCCAACCAGAGTGGCGTCAAAATGATACGCAACATATCATCAGCACCGGGATCACTAGCGACAGGTCAGAAAGTGAGTAGCTCTCCTCTACAGCAAAAGACAGCACTATATATAGGCGGAAAACCGGTCACTGTAATGAGCACGAATGCAGGCGTTGCTGGATCTGGAAGTAACTCAAATAAACTAGTGGTTTTACCAGGGACAAGTGCGACCAACGTGGGTTCTACTACGACACTTAGCGCCAGAAAAAGCTTCGttaacatttttaatgccGGTGGCAGTTCGCGTGCACTGACATTGGCGACCAAGAGTGTGCCAGCCAAGATTGTGCAGTCGGCACAGGTACAGGTACAAAAGGATTCTGTAGCCGAAAAGAGCGCTCCGATTACGAATATAGCGGATACTGATCCGATGGACGATATAATAGAGCAGTTGGATGGTGCTGGCGATCTATTACAAAAACATCCTACCCATGAAGCCCAAGGGAGATCTGAAGAGGGGGTGAATGACGACAATGCTACATCTACGTCAATGTCAGCATCAGGCCGGTCTGAAGGCCAGTCATCTGCAAGTGGCTCAAGCGATCACAATCAAAGCATAACAGACCAACAAGTGGGCATTGTTGAAGATATTACCGGCGTTAGCAGCACTACTGATGCCAGGGAAACACCGGCGGAAAGCACCGAAAGTGTTAATAGCACTGAATCCGGGGAAGATAAGATGAATAGCATTGAGTTTACG gcGAAACCTTCATCATCGGAGAGTACCTGCAGCCGACCGACAACGTCTGAGACTGAAGCCGCCACTATACTAACAAACATTAAAGCTGGGGAAACTTCAGTTTTGGGGAGCGCAGGAGTCGGAAAGGATCCAGCCATCTCCACTACTCGTGGGGCGGGGGCCGACGGGGCTCGAGATACAGATGGCGATTTCAGTCAAGGTCATATATCTCATCAACACCAAAATG TGGATGGCTCACATTTGGAGGCATTAGCTTCAGCAGCTGTGATGCAAGCAGCCACGGCAGATGCTACCGCTTCGATGAACTCTAGTCAAGTGGTCAAAATTTTGGTTGAACGATCGGGTAGTGGCACACAGCTAGCAAATGCAATTACTGACAATTCCCAAACCAAT GATCAGCAAAACGCCATCGCCGTTGCAGCGCAAAACACCtcacaaaacgaaaacgataAATGGCAAACAGTGGGGGTGTTCAAAGACCTCTCGCATACAGTTACCAGCTATATTGACTCAAAGTATTTCAACGATACTCTTCTCGAAAGTTTAGATGCCGATAACTTACCGGACTTTAATCAATATCCACGTGTCAGCTTAGATCCGGGAACAGCTTATCGCTTTCGGTTGGCTGCTATTAATTCATGTGGCCGTGGTGAATGGGGAGAg ATATCCAGTTTTAAAACCTGTTTGCCGGGCTTTCCAGGTGCCCCATCGGCAATAAAGATTTCAAAGGACGTTAAGGAGGGCGCTCATTTAACATGGGAGCCTCCTCCGgcacagaaaacaaaagagaTAGTCGAGTACTCTGTATACCTGGCTGTAAAGCCCACGACAAAGGACAAGGCGTTGACGTCTCCACAACTAGCTTTTGTGCGAGTATACGTAGGTGCAGCCAATCAGTGCACAGTGCCGAACGCCTCGCTTTCTAACGCACATGTGGATTGCTCGAATAAGCCAGCTATTATATTCCGGATTGCGGCGCGCAACCAAAAGGGTTACGGACCAGCGACTCAAGTTAGGTGGCTGCAGG
- the Hcf gene encoding host cell factor isoform X1 has translation MESSEFAGPTKGGVATATSAESEDLNKEQILHSERQTANDMDTEESLESNVATNLSGFRWKRVLNPTGPQPRPRHGHRAINIKELMVVFGGGNEGIVDELHVYNTVTNQWYVPVLKGDVPNGCAAYGFVVEGTRMFVFGGMIEYGKYSNELYELQATKWEWRKMYPESPDNGLSPCPRLGHSFTMVGEKIFLFGGLANESDDPKNNIPKYLNDLYILDTRGVHSHNGKWIIPKTYGDSPPPRESHTGISFSSKNTGKLNLLIYGGMSGCRLGDLWLLDTDSMTWSKPRTLGQAPLPRSLHSSTMIANKMYVFGGWVPLVINDSKSTTEREWKCTNTLAVLDLDTMTWDNVTLDTVEENVPRARAGHCAVGIQSRLYVWSGRDGYRKAWNNQVRVCCKDLWYLEVTKPLYAVKVALVRASTHALELSWTATTFAAAYVLQIQKIEQAANPTSKQSAQSLVQYGTTSTVAPPANGSEITPSVGVEAAAASLKFEKSQISVLHHAAGAASASEATVQPATTTTKPASVSGSVAFTDISQSPSPNTQLQMKPISRLLVEAAAASLKFEKSPGSMLQHAVGAASSSEAVGQPPSTATKTASALASVGFTDVLQSASPNTQFQVKPVTAVAGTSFTVPTSTVGVQPQISIISSTAVSVGGNAATTSSSSGMLQKFRPSVAPSRTGSTTTAVATVGGGDTMAVRVSGSMPSNVVLSSSASSGSLRLVPNVTASQTLRIATTHSTGGGAATNILKTALPSTAVQSQHTGQATTSIGGKQYFIQKPLTLAPNVQLQFVKTSSGGMTVQTLPKMNFNIAKGTTSQSLSIANQQLSAGSAQIQITSGSQKSASSAGSTASSVAGSTTSTSQHNKPIVSGNVLKLVSPHAMTSGGKLIMKNSNILQMGKVTPNVMGGKPAFVITNKQGTQLGNQQIIIVTTGGSLRTVPASTVMSTAGTGTGASIVSIVGSTSTTTSTLQAIGAQRAVISNQSGVKMIRNISSAPGSLATGQKVSSSPLQQKTALYIGGKPVTVMSTNAGVAGSGSNSNKLVVLPGTSATNVGSTTTLSARKSFVNIFNAGGSSRALTLATKSVPAKIVQSAQVQVQKDSVAEKSAPITNIADTDPMDDIIEQLDGAGDLLQKHPTHEAQGRSEEGVNDDNATSTSMSASGRSEGQSSASGSSDHNQSITDQQVGIVEDITGVSSTTDARETPAESTESVNSTESGEDKMNSIEFTAKPSSSESTCSRPTTSETEAATILTNIKAGETSVLGSAGVGKDPAISTTRGAGADGARDTDGDFSQGHISHQHQNVDGSHLEALASAAVMQAATADATASMNSSQVVKILVERSGSGTQLANAITDNSQTNDQQNAIAVAAQNTSQNENDKWQTVGVFKDLSHTVTSYIDSKYFNDTLLESLDADNLPDFNQYPRVSLDPGTAYRFRLAAINSCGRGEWGEISSFKTCLPGFPGAPSAIKISKDVKEGAHLTWEPPPAQKTKEIVEYSVYLAVKPTTKDKALTSPQLAFVRVYVGAANQCTVPNASLSNAHVDCSNKPAIIFRIAARNQKGYGPATQVRWLQDPATTKLQTPANTPNLKRAQDKTFSGTGSPANSYCSPQKRGRSGGLQD, from the exons ATGGAGAGTTCAGAATTCGCGGGGCCAACCAAAGGAGGAGTAGCAACAGCTACATCAGCTGAATCCGAAGATCTAAACAAGGAGCAAATATTGCATTCGGAGCGGCAAACAGCAAATGATATGGATACAGAGGAAAGTTTAGAAAGTAATGTAGCCACCAACTTGTCTGGCTTTCGGTGGAAACGTGTTCTTAATCCGACAGGACCACAGCCGCGTCCGAGACACGGCCATCGTGCAATAAACATAAAGGAGCTTATGGTTGTTTTTGGCGGTGGAAATGAAGGAATCGTTGACGAATTACATGTTTATAACACAG TTACGAATCAATGGTACGTGCCAGTGCTGAAAGGCGATGTCCCTAATGGATGCGCTGCTTATGGGTTTGTTGTTGAGGGAACTCGGATGTTTGTTTTCGGTGGAATGATTGAATACGGAAAGTACTCAAACGAGCTTTATGAGCTCCAAGCGACCAAGTGGGAGTGGAGGAAAATGTACCCTGAATCTCCAGACAACGGCTTATCACCGTGTCCACGCTTGGGACACAGTTTCACAATGGTTGGCGAAAAGATTTTTCTCTTTGGTGGACTTGCAAATGAATCAGACGACCCAAAAAACAATATTCCAAA ATATTTGAATGATTTGTACATACTGGATACACGGGGAGTTCACAGTCACAATGGTAAATGGATAATACCAAAAACATATGGCGATAGTCCGCCACCCCGCGAGTCCCACACTGGAATTTCGTTTTCCAGCAAAAACACTGGAAAATTGAATCTATTAATATATGGAGGAATGAGTGGCTGTCGTTTGGGGGATTTGTGGTTGCTTGATACTG ATTCCATGACTTGGTCCAAACCACGCACACTCGGACAGGCACCACTGCCGCGCTCATTACATAGCTCAACGATGATTGCCAATAAGATGTATGTTTTTGGCGGATGGGTTCCCTTGGTAATCAACGACTCCAAGTCGACAACGGAGCGCGAATGGAAATGTACAAATACGCTTGCGGTCCTGGATTTGG acACTATGACCTGGGACAATGTCACCTTGGATACTGTGGAGGAAAACGTACCAAGAGCTCGTGCCGGCCACTGTGCAGTTGGCATCCAAAGTCGCCTGTATGTGTGGTCAGGACGGGATGGCTACCGCAAAGCATGGAACAACCAGGTTAGG GTTTGCTGCAAAGACCTATGGTATTTGGAGGTGACGAAACCTCTTTACGCAGTTAAAGTGGCACTTGTGCGCGCATCCACACATGCTCTTGAGCTCTCTTGGACTGCAACCACCTTTGCAGCCGCATATGTTTTGCAGATTCAAAAAATAGAGCAAGCAGCAAATCCGACCTCGAAGCAATCAGCTCAAAGTCTGGTGCAATATGGAACAACGTCTACAGTAGCCCCCCCAGCAAATGGCTCCGAAATTACACCGTCAGTTGGAGTcgaagctgcagctgcttcaTTAAAGTTTGAAAAGAGTCAAATTTCAGTGCTGCATCATGCGGCGGGGGCTGCGAGTGCATCCGAAGCAACCGTTCAGCCAGCAACAACTACGACTAAGCCTGCATCGGTATCGGGTAGCGTGGCTTTCACTGACATTTCGCAATCTCCATCACCAAACACACAATTGCAAATGAAACCCATCTCTCGATTGTTAGtcgaagctgctgctgcttcattGAAATTCGAAAAGAGTCCGGGCTCAATGCTTCAACATGCTGTGGGTGCTGCTAGCTCATCCGAAGCCGTCGGTCAACCACCATCAACTGCGACTAAGACTGCATCCGCACTGGCAAGCGTGGGATTCACTGACGTTCTACAATCGGCATCACCAAACACACAATTTCAAGTGAAACCTGTCACAGCTGTGGCCGGAACTTCTTTTACTGTACCAACATCGACGGTCGGTGTGCAACCGCAGATATCCATAATCAGCAGTACTGCGGTTTCAGTCGGAGGTAATGCTGCCACCACCAGTAGTAGCAGTGGCATGCTGCAAAAGTTTCGTCCCAGTGTAGCCCCTTCAAGAACAGGTTCCACcacaacagcagtagcaacagtaGGCGGCGGTGACACTATGGCTGTACGCGTGTCTGGTTCAATGCCATCGAACGTTGTGCTTAGTTCTTCGGCTTCAAGTGGCAGCCTACGCCTAGTACCCAACGTAACTGCATCTCAGACACTGCGCATAGCAACCACACATAGCACTGGGGGAGGCGCTGCAActaatatattaaaaacagCACTACCGAGCACTGCTGTTCAATCGCAGCACACGGGACAGGCGACAACGTCAATAGGTGGAAAGCAGTACTTTATCCAAAAACCGCTAACCCTGGCCCCAAATGTGCAGCTTCAGTTTGTTAAGACGAGCAGTGGCGGCATGACGGTTCAGACACTACCAAAGATGAACTTTAATATAGCCAAAGGCACTACTTCACAGAGTCTTTCGATTGCAAATCAGCAGTTGTCTGCTGGCTCCGCTCAGATTCAG ATTACTTCAGGATCACAAAAGTCGGCGTCTTCGGCTGGTTCAACAGCTTCATCAGTGGCAGGATCGACGACGTCTACTAGCCAGCATAATAAACCTATTGTATCTGGAAACGTACTGAAGCTTGTTTCGCCCCACGCAATGACCAGTGGCGGCAaattaataatgaaaaattcaaaCATTCTGCAGATGGGCAAGGTGACGCCAAACGTAATGGGCGGAAAGCCCGCTTTCGTTATAACAAACAAGCAGGGGACGCAACTGGGCAACCAGCAGATCATTATTGTTACCACTGGCGGCAGTCTGCGAACTGTTCCTGCCAGCACTGTGATGAGCACAGCTGGGACAGGAACGGGGGCAAGCATAGTTAGTATAGTAGGCTCTACGTCGACCACCACTAGTACACTACAGGCGATTGGTGCGCAACGAGCAGTGATATCCAACCAGAGTGGCGTCAAAATGATACGCAACATATCATCAGCACCGGGATCACTAGCGACAGGTCAGAAAGTGAGTAGCTCTCCTCTACAGCAAAAGACAGCACTATATATAGGCGGAAAACCGGTCACTGTAATGAGCACGAATGCAGGCGTTGCTGGATCTGGAAGTAACTCAAATAAACTAGTGGTTTTACCAGGGACAAGTGCGACCAACGTGGGTTCTACTACGACACTTAGCGCCAGAAAAAGCTTCGttaacatttttaatgccGGTGGCAGTTCGCGTGCACTGACATTGGCGACCAAGAGTGTGCCAGCCAAGATTGTGCAGTCGGCACAGGTACAGGTACAAAAGGATTCTGTAGCCGAAAAGAGCGCTCCGATTACGAATATAGCGGATACTGATCCGATGGACGATATAATAGAGCAGTTGGATGGTGCTGGCGATCTATTACAAAAACATCCTACCCATGAAGCCCAAGGGAGATCTGAAGAGGGGGTGAATGACGACAATGCTACATCTACGTCAATGTCAGCATCAGGCCGGTCTGAAGGCCAGTCATCTGCAAGTGGCTCAAGCGATCACAATCAAAGCATAACAGACCAACAAGTGGGCATTGTTGAAGATATTACCGGCGTTAGCAGCACTACTGATGCCAGGGAAACACCGGCGGAAAGCACCGAAAGTGTTAATAGCACTGAATCCGGGGAAGATAAGATGAATAGCATTGAGTTTACG gcGAAACCTTCATCATCGGAGAGTACCTGCAGCCGACCGACAACGTCTGAGACTGAAGCCGCCACTATACTAACAAACATTAAAGCTGGGGAAACTTCAGTTTTGGGGAGCGCAGGAGTCGGAAAGGATCCAGCCATCTCCACTACTCGTGGGGCGGGGGCCGACGGGGCTCGAGATACAGATGGCGATTTCAGTCAAGGTCATATATCTCATCAACACCAAAATG TGGATGGCTCACATTTGGAGGCATTAGCTTCAGCAGCTGTGATGCAAGCAGCCACGGCAGATGCTACCGCTTCGATGAACTCTAGTCAAGTGGTCAAAATTTTGGTTGAACGATCGGGTAGTGGCACACAGCTAGCAAATGCAATTACTGACAATTCCCAAACCAAT GATCAGCAAAACGCCATCGCCGTTGCAGCGCAAAACACCtcacaaaacgaaaacgataAATGGCAAACAGTGGGGGTGTTCAAAGACCTCTCGCATACAGTTACCAGCTATATTGACTCAAAGTATTTCAACGATACTCTTCTCGAAAGTTTAGATGCCGATAACTTACCGGACTTTAATCAATATCCACGTGTCAGCTTAGATCCGGGAACAGCTTATCGCTTTCGGTTGGCTGCTATTAATTCATGTGGCCGTGGTGAATGGGGAGAg ATATCCAGTTTTAAAACCTGTTTGCCGGGCTTTCCAGGTGCCCCATCGGCAATAAAGATTTCAAAGGACGTTAAGGAGGGCGCTCATTTAACATGGGAGCCTCCTCCGgcacagaaaacaaaagagaTAGTCGAGTACTCTGTATACCTGGCTGTAAAGCCCACGACAAAGGACAAGGCGTTGACGTCTCCACAACTAGCTTTTGTGCGAGTATACGTAGGTGCAGCCAATCAGTGCACAGTGCCGAACGCCTCGCTTTCTAACGCACATGTGGATTGCTCGAATAAGCCAGCTATTATATTCCGGATTGCGGCGCGCAACCAAAAGGGTTACGGACCAGCGACTCAAGTTAGGTGGCTGCAGG